One genomic region from Leptolyngbyaceae cyanobacterium JSC-12 encodes:
- a CDS encoding hypothetical protein (IMG reference gene:2510095871~PFAM: Protein of unknown function DUF88), whose protein sequence is MQKTSNRLSIFVDGNNMFYAQQKNGWFFDPKRVLEYFTRDQDTALVNAFWYTGLKDLQDQRGFRDALISLGYTVRTKILKEYYDDNSGRYSQKANLDIEIVVDMFNTVDQYDRVVLFSGDGDFERAIELLRGKNTHITVVSTEGMIARELRNATDRYIDLNDIRKEIEKTDY, encoded by the coding sequence ATGCAAAAAACGTCAAACCGTCTTTCTATTTTTGTAGACGGCAACAATATGTTCTATGCCCAGCAGAAAAATGGATGGTTTTTTGACCCAAAACGAGTTTTAGAGTACTTTACCCGCGATCAAGACACCGCATTAGTCAACGCATTCTGGTACACCGGACTGAAAGATTTACAAGACCAGCGAGGATTCCGGGATGCACTGATTAGCTTAGGTTATACCGTGCGTACCAAGATTTTGAAGGAGTACTACGACGATAATTCTGGACGGTACTCGCAGAAGGCAAACCTGGATATTGAAATTGTGGTTGATATGTTTAATACCGTAGATCAGTACGATCGCGTGGTGCTTTTTAGTGGCGACGGAGACTTTGAACGAGCGATCGAGCTTCTGAGAGGCAAAAATACCCACATCACCGTAGTTTCAACCGAAGGTATGATTGCTCGCGAATTGCGAAATGCGACTGATCGCTACATCGACTTAAACGACATCCGTAAAGAAATTGAAAAAACCGATTACTAA
- a CDS encoding camphor resistance protein CrcB (IMG reference gene:2510095864~PFAM: CrcB-like protein~TIGRFAM: protein CrcB), which translates to MVVILSPPIHLIGLLMTLTGELSAPVAVSLGAIPGALSRYYLTLLCARWLGISFPFGTFLINLSGSLFMGFFAALAIERIIPSSELQLLVTTGFLGSYTTFSTYALDTANLRRTGNQSLTLFYWAGSVVLGGACLEIGIRLAQLLG; encoded by the coding sequence ATGGTTGTTATCTTATCGCCCCCAATTCATTTGATTGGGCTGTTGATGACCTTAACAGGTGAGCTAAGTGCACCAGTCGCAGTTAGCCTGGGGGCTATTCCCGGAGCATTGAGTCGGTACTATCTCACTCTCCTGTGTGCTCGGTGGTTGGGAATTAGTTTTCCCTTTGGTACATTTCTAATTAACTTATCAGGCTCTCTGTTCATGGGCTTTTTCGCAGCCTTAGCAATTGAGCGCATCATTCCCTCATCAGAGTTGCAACTTCTGGTTACCACTGGGTTTCTAGGGTCATATACGACCTTTTCTACCTATGCCTTAGATACTGCAAATCTGCGGCGAACAGGCAATCAATCGCTAACTCTTTTTTATTGGGCAGGCAGTGTCGTGCTGGGAGGGGCTTGTCTGGAAATTGGCATTCGGCTGGCTCAACTGCTTGGCTAA
- a CDS encoding SpoIID/LytB domain protein (IMG reference gene:2510095867~PFAM: Stage II sporulation protein~TIGRFAM: SpoIID/LytB domain) produces the protein MRLKRFSGQVLSEMAVLVQASGRGWLVSAFIWLAIAVPAEAAVEMRIAIEDGVNQVTVGSSTRALVRDAAGKEVGEIAAMNAFIAQPDVGKVKLDRWQGQQFWIEPTNGGYVFIGDRWYRGRTLVVPTTKGITAVNYVNLEQYLYSVVGGEMVPSWPLEALKAQAVAARSYALYQRENAANSVYDLGDTTAWQVYRGISDETASTQAAVNATASQVLIHQGRIIEAVFHASSGGHTENVENVWTRPLPYLRGVPDYDQGTPVYEWSKKYTRADLSAAIPGVGNIISMEPERTTPHGRVISMRIVGDAGTRSVSGDTLRNVLDLRSTKFKVIPEYAPAANKEKAQAVPVGFQIQGNGFGHGLGLSQWGAYNMARQGMDYRQIVLHYYKNTILAKIQVK, from the coding sequence ATGAGGCTGAAACGTTTCTCTGGACAAGTATTGTCTGAAATGGCAGTGCTGGTTCAAGCAAGTGGTCGAGGGTGGCTAGTTTCTGCGTTTATATGGCTGGCGATCGCCGTTCCTGCTGAGGCAGCGGTTGAAATGCGGATTGCGATCGAAGATGGAGTCAACCAAGTGACGGTTGGAAGCTCCACTCGTGCCCTTGTGAGAGATGCGGCAGGTAAAGAAGTGGGCGAAATTGCCGCAATGAATGCATTTATTGCCCAGCCTGATGTAGGTAAAGTTAAGCTAGATCGCTGGCAGGGTCAGCAATTCTGGATTGAGCCGACAAATGGTGGGTATGTGTTTATCGGTGATCGCTGGTATCGTGGACGCACGTTAGTGGTTCCCACCACTAAAGGAATAACAGCTGTCAATTACGTTAACCTTGAGCAGTATCTTTACAGTGTCGTGGGTGGTGAAATGGTGCCATCCTGGCCCCTAGAAGCATTGAAAGCACAAGCCGTTGCAGCCCGCTCCTATGCTCTGTATCAACGTGAAAATGCTGCGAACAGTGTGTATGACTTAGGAGATACCACTGCCTGGCAAGTGTATCGTGGCATCAGCGATGAAACGGCTTCTACCCAGGCAGCCGTCAATGCGACCGCCAGTCAAGTGTTAATCCATCAGGGACGCATCATCGAAGCTGTTTTCCACGCTTCATCAGGTGGACATACTGAAAACGTGGAAAATGTGTGGACACGGCCGCTTCCCTACCTGCGTGGTGTTCCAGATTATGACCAGGGAACTCCAGTCTACGAATGGAGCAAAAAATATACTCGTGCAGACCTGAGTGCTGCTATTCCAGGAGTTGGTAATATTATCTCTATGGAACCAGAACGCACCACTCCCCATGGACGGGTAATTTCCATGCGGATTGTGGGAGATGCTGGGACTCGTAGTGTTAGCGGAGATACGCTACGTAATGTTTTGGATTTGAGAAGTACTAAATTTAAAGTGATCCCAGAGTATGCTCCAGCCGCCAATAAAGAGAAAGCTCAAGCTGTTCCGGTTGGATTTCAAATCCAGGGGAATGGATTTGGGCATGGGTTAGGTTTAAGCCAGTGGGGAGCTTATAACATGGCACGGCAAGGAATGGACTACCGCCAAATTGTTTTGCATTACTACAAAAACACTATCCTCGCTAAAATCCAGGTCAAGTAA
- a CDS encoding Zn-dependent hydrolase, glyoxylase (IMG reference gene:2510095865~PFAM: Metallo-beta-lactamase superfamily) produces the protein MLFRQLFDEATWTYTYLIADPDTHEAILIDPVAEQVERDLRILKELGLTLRYCLETHIHADHITGTGKLRDATGCLGIVPAGAQATCADRFIQDGEVLQMGSIRIETIATLGHTDSHMAYLVNGTHLLTGDSLFIRGCGRTDFQSGNAGAMYDAITQRLFTLPDETLVYPGHDYKGETVSTIGEEKQWNPRFVGQTRESFINLMANLNLPNPKKIMEAVPANQECGKVAIAVR, from the coding sequence ATGCTATTTCGCCAGCTCTTTGATGAAGCTACCTGGACCTACACGTATCTGATTGCCGACCCAGACACCCACGAAGCTATCTTGATTGATCCAGTAGCTGAGCAAGTGGAACGCGATCTGCGTATCTTAAAAGAATTAGGACTGACTCTGCGCTACTGTTTGGAAACCCACATTCATGCCGACCATATTACGGGTACAGGCAAACTGCGGGACGCTACAGGGTGTTTGGGGATTGTTCCTGCGGGTGCCCAAGCAACTTGTGCCGATCGCTTTATTCAGGATGGTGAAGTGTTGCAAATGGGTTCGATTCGGATTGAGACCATCGCGACTCTTGGACACACTGACAGCCACATGGCCTATCTGGTCAATGGTACTCATTTGCTGACGGGTGATTCCCTCTTCATTCGCGGCTGCGGACGTACCGACTTTCAAAGTGGCAATGCTGGGGCAATGTACGATGCGATTACTCAGCGCCTGTTTACTCTACCGGATGAAACCCTGGTTTATCCAGGGCATGATTATAAGGGTGAAACAGTCTCTACGATTGGCGAAGAAAAGCAGTGGAATCCTCGCTTTGTGGGGCAAACACGGGAAAGCTTTATTAACCTGATGGCAAATCTCAACCTGCCCAATCCTAAGAAAATCATGGAAGCAGTGCCCGCCAATCAGGAATGCGGCAAGGTAGCGATCGCAGTTCGATAA
- a CDS encoding 2-isopropylmalate synthase (IMG reference gene:2510095870~PFAM: HMGL-like; LeuA allosteric (dimerisation) domain~TIGRFAM: 2-isopropylmalate synthase, bacterial type) translates to MSISTSSPLDRIIIFDTTLRDGEQSPGATLNVDEKLTIARQLARLGVDVIEAGFPYSSPGDFEAVQKIAQTVGTEQGPVICGLARATRQDIKTAAEALKPAARSRIHTFIATSDIHLEYKLRKTRKEVLAIAEEMVAYAKTFMDDIEFSPEDAGRSDPEFLYEMLERAIAAGATTVNIPDTVGYLTPAEFGALIRGIKENVPNIDNAVISVHGHNDLGLAVANFLEAVKNGARQLECTINGIGERAGNAAMEELVMALHVRRQYFNPFLGRPVDSEAPLTNIDTRQIYKTSRLVSNLTGMLVQPNKAIVGTNAFAHESGIHQDGVLKNKLTYEIMDAQLIGLTDNQIVLGKLSGRNAFRSRLKELGFDLSEQELNKAFLRFKELADKKKEITDWDLEAIVNDEIQQSPDLFKLELVQVSCGDHACPTATVTLQTPDGHELTDAATGTGPVDAVYKAINRVVNVPNQLIEFSVQSVTAGIDAIGEVTIRLRHDDRIFSGHAANTDIIVASAQAYINALNRLYAALQLKAGRINAQHSSLETAASPTPATAS, encoded by the coding sequence ATGAGCATAAGCACGTCTTCGCCGCTAGACCGGATCATCATCTTTGACACCACCCTTCGAGATGGGGAACAATCTCCGGGTGCCACCTTGAACGTGGATGAAAAGCTGACGATCGCCCGGCAACTAGCGCGACTGGGCGTAGACGTGATTGAAGCAGGCTTTCCCTATTCCAGTCCAGGGGATTTTGAGGCAGTACAAAAAATCGCTCAGACGGTAGGTACGGAACAAGGACCAGTGATTTGCGGACTGGCACGGGCTACCCGCCAAGATATCAAAACAGCGGCAGAAGCACTGAAACCTGCGGCGCGTTCGCGGATTCATACTTTTATTGCTACCTCTGATATTCACCTGGAGTATAAGCTGCGGAAAACCCGCAAAGAGGTGTTGGCGATCGCCGAAGAAATGGTTGCTTATGCCAAAACCTTCATGGATGATATTGAGTTTTCACCTGAAGATGCCGGACGTAGCGATCCAGAATTTTTATACGAAATGTTAGAGCGAGCGATTGCCGCTGGAGCCACTACGGTCAATATTCCCGATACCGTCGGATACCTCACCCCAGCCGAATTTGGAGCACTGATTCGAGGCATCAAAGAAAATGTGCCCAACATCGACAATGCTGTTATTTCTGTTCATGGGCATAATGATTTGGGGCTAGCTGTCGCCAATTTTCTGGAAGCAGTCAAGAATGGAGCACGTCAACTAGAATGCACTATTAACGGGATTGGGGAACGAGCAGGAAATGCCGCGATGGAAGAGCTTGTTATGGCGTTGCACGTGCGCAGGCAGTATTTCAATCCATTTCTAGGGCGTCCAGTGGACTCTGAAGCCCCGCTGACCAATATTGACACGCGGCAAATTTACAAAACCTCCCGTCTTGTCTCTAACTTGACAGGAATGCTGGTACAACCCAATAAGGCGATCGTGGGGACGAATGCCTTTGCTCATGAATCAGGCATTCACCAGGATGGAGTGCTGAAGAATAAGCTTACCTACGAGATTATGGATGCCCAACTGATTGGGTTAACCGATAACCAGATCGTATTGGGCAAACTGTCTGGACGCAATGCCTTTCGGTCTCGACTCAAAGAGTTGGGCTTTGATCTTTCAGAGCAGGAGTTAAACAAAGCCTTCCTGCGCTTTAAGGAACTGGCAGACAAGAAAAAAGAAATTACTGATTGGGATCTGGAAGCGATCGTCAATGACGAAATTCAGCAGTCTCCAGACCTGTTCAAACTGGAACTGGTTCAGGTTTCCTGTGGGGATCATGCCTGCCCAACCGCAACCGTGACACTGCAAACACCCGATGGTCATGAACTCACGGATGCAGCAACAGGAACAGGACCGGTAGATGCTGTATACAAGGCGATTAACCGAGTTGTGAATGTCCCTAACCAATTGATTGAGTTTTCGGTGCAATCTGTCACTGCGGGGATTGACGCAATTGGGGAAGTGACGATTCGACTCCGGCACGACGATCGCATCTTTTCAGGACACGCTGCCAACACCGATATTATCGTGGCATCTGCCCAGGCATATATCAACGCCCTCAACCGTCTCTATGCTGCCCTCCAACTGAAAGCAGGTCGGATTAATGCTCAACATTCCAGCCTAGAGACTGCTGCCAGTCCAACCCCTGCTACTGCCAGCTAA
- a CDS encoding hypothetical protein (IMG reference gene:2510095868~manually curated) — protein sequence MDVQTHQLAAIIQQIGEAMLASTETVDVLSERMESLANQVQQQGYQIFALSDAVQNLAEAQERSLQRLDRLTDALERLVNIIEQPNEASPQ from the coding sequence GTGGATGTACAAACTCATCAATTAGCCGCGATCATCCAGCAGATCGGAGAAGCGATGCTTGCCTCTACTGAAACAGTGGATGTGTTGTCTGAGCGGATGGAATCGCTTGCGAACCAAGTTCAGCAGCAAGGTTACCAAATTTTTGCCCTGAGTGACGCAGTACAGAATTTGGCAGAAGCACAGGAACGGTCGCTCCAACGTCTGGATCGCTTGACTGATGCCCTGGAACGACTCGTCAACATTATTGAGCAACCGAATGAAGCGTCGCCTCAGTAA
- a CDS encoding camphor resistance protein CrcB (IMG reference gene:2510095863~PFAM: CrcB-like protein~TIGRFAM: protein CrcB), whose translation MPKQQHSSSRGFLAALFSVLRTQNPQLRLPLAVSLGAIAGALCRYYLTLGCNQWLGTAFPYGTLLINLSGSFLMGFFTTLVIERIKASPDLRVLVAVGFLGSYTTFSTYELDTEKLLISGHWEITAVYWVCTATLGVLCLELGNFLARRLP comes from the coding sequence ATGCCTAAACAACAGCATTCATCTAGCAGAGGTTTTTTAGCTGCTCTGTTCTCTGTACTACGCACTCAAAATCCCCAGCTTCGGTTGCCTCTGGCAGTTAGTCTTGGCGCGATCGCAGGAGCCTTATGTCGTTACTATCTTACCCTCGGTTGCAATCAGTGGCTCGGAACAGCCTTTCCCTACGGGACTTTATTGATCAACCTTTCAGGCTCATTCCTGATGGGCTTTTTCACCACGCTTGTCATTGAACGAATCAAAGCATCTCCAGATTTGCGCGTTTTGGTTGCTGTCGGCTTTTTAGGATCGTATACCACGTTCTCTACCTATGAACTGGATACCGAAAAGCTACTAATCAGCGGGCATTGGGAGATTACAGCAGTGTATTGGGTGTGCACTGCCACTTTAGGAGTGTTGTGTTTGGAATTGGGAAATTTTCTAGCCAGGAGGCTACCATGA
- a CDS encoding hypothetical protein (IMG reference gene:2510095862~PFAM: Uncharacterized ACR, COG1993): MSSWEKLTIYEKLTIYIDESDHWHGKPLSTALIEEARKQGLIGATVTRGIEGFGVRQHHQIHTARIMELADLPIVVTLIDRAEAIAQFLPTVQAMVTVGLVTQETINVVHHAIQLPLNQNKDGNC; the protein is encoded by the coding sequence ATGAGCAGTTGGGAAAAACTAACAATCTACGAAAAACTAACAATCTACATTGATGAAAGCGATCACTGGCATGGCAAACCACTTTCTACGGCATTGATAGAAGAAGCTCGAAAGCAAGGACTTATCGGAGCGACGGTGACTAGAGGTATCGAGGGATTTGGCGTTCGCCAACACCACCAAATTCACACTGCACGCATTATGGAGCTAGCAGATTTGCCAATTGTAGTGACTCTCATTGATCGAGCAGAGGCGATCGCCCAATTTCTTCCAACCGTGCAAGCAATGGTTACAGTGGGACTGGTTACTCAAGAGACGATTAATGTAGTTCATCATGCCATCCAATTACCGCTTAATCAAAACAAAGATGGCAACTGCTAA
- a CDS encoding ribonuclease Z (IMG reference gene:2510095866~TIGRFAM: ribonuclease Z): MQITFLGTSSGVPTRSRNVSGVALRLPQRAEVWLFDCGEGTQHQFLRSDLRVSQLTRIFITHMHGDHIFGLMGLLASCGLAGHPERIDIYGPPDLEDYLKACRRYSQTYFSYPVKVHTVRPGVLYEDDEFVVSCQLLKHRVPAFGYRVMEKDRPGHFNVEKAQALGIPSGPLYGKLKRGETITLPDGRRIHGTDLCGPTQLGRKLVYCTDTVYCDSAVELATDADVLIHEATFAHQDAELAYQRLHSTSTMAAQVALAAQVQQLIITHISPRYAPGNAIEAKDLLMEARSIFPNTELASDFWTFEVPHREVKFASPTVPAHRQ, encoded by the coding sequence TTGCAGATTACATTTTTAGGAACCAGTTCTGGAGTACCCACGCGATCGCGCAATGTTTCCGGTGTGGCACTGCGTTTGCCTCAGAGAGCCGAGGTTTGGCTTTTTGATTGTGGCGAAGGAACCCAGCACCAATTTTTGCGGAGTGACTTGCGTGTGAGTCAATTAACCCGGATCTTCATCACTCACATGCATGGAGATCACATTTTTGGATTGATGGGGCTACTGGCAAGCTGTGGTTTAGCGGGTCATCCAGAACGCATTGATATCTACGGTCCACCTGATTTAGAAGACTACCTGAAAGCCTGTCGGCGATATTCCCAAACCTACTTCTCGTACCCAGTGAAAGTGCATACCGTTCGTCCTGGGGTACTGTATGAAGACGACGAGTTTGTGGTAAGTTGCCAGTTGCTCAAGCACCGGGTTCCGGCATTTGGCTATCGCGTGATGGAAAAAGACCGCCCTGGACACTTCAATGTGGAAAAAGCACAGGCTTTAGGGATTCCGTCCGGTCCGCTCTATGGCAAGTTGAAGCGAGGAGAAACCATTACTCTACCGGACGGACGACGGATTCACGGGACTGATTTATGTGGACCGACTCAGTTAGGACGAAAACTTGTTTACTGTACAGACACGGTTTATTGTGATTCAGCCGTGGAATTGGCAACCGATGCGGATGTGCTAATTCATGAGGCAACATTTGCCCATCAAGATGCAGAACTGGCATATCAACGCTTGCACTCCACATCAACGATGGCAGCGCAGGTCGCTCTTGCCGCGCAAGTTCAGCAGTTGATTATCACGCACATTAGCCCTCGGTATGCACCTGGCAATGCGATTGAGGCAAAAGATTTGTTGATGGAAGCGCGATCAATTTTTCCAAACACGGAATTGGCAAGTGACTTCTGGACGTTTGAAGTTCCCCATCGGGAGGTAAAGTTCGCTTCTCCAACGGTGCCTGCTCATCGTCAATAG
- a CDS encoding hypothetical protein (IMG reference gene:2510095869), whose amino-acid sequence MLFQVAIVATIAVVALEWVIGLSASVPTFQPVFRLLLSPVLGIITVFAIAIGVGALAVFIFERLNRSLITTGSLGLWGFA is encoded by the coding sequence GTGTTGTTTCAGGTGGCGATTGTAGCAACAATCGCTGTAGTGGCGCTGGAATGGGTTATTGGCTTGAGTGCTTCCGTTCCAACGTTTCAACCTGTGTTCAGGCTGCTACTATCACCCGTGCTAGGGATAATAACCGTGTTTGCGATCGCGATTGGGGTAGGTGCTCTAGCTGTTTTCATCTTTGAACGACTCAATCGCTCCCTGATTACAACCGGAAGCCTTGGGCTCTGGGGCTTTGCCTGA